The following are encoded together in the Thermoanaerobaculia bacterium genome:
- a CDS encoding BON domain-containing protein gives MKLKTLAKMALIGALLVGGSAAQAAENQADWTTTLNVKLALLEKLGSDSLRIEVETTDGAVTLKGTVKKRETLELAQSVSKSVAGVKSMKSDLHLEANVENPSSTSVAAGETEAEVKDAILSTKIRMALIDKMGSDGFRIGTVAANGVVTLEFDKDFANSRRTDAVKVVKAVDGVSKVISVDKA, from the coding sequence ATGAAACTGAAAACTCTCGCGAAGATGGCCCTGATCGGCGCCCTGCTGGTCGGCGGAAGTGCCGCCCAGGCGGCCGAGAACCAGGCCGACTGGACGACGACCCTGAACGTGAAGCTCGCGCTGCTCGAGAAGCTGGGTAGCGACTCGTTGCGCATCGAGGTCGAGACCACCGATGGCGCCGTCACCCTCAAGGGCACGGTCAAGAAGCGCGAAACCCTCGAGCTCGCGCAGTCGGTCTCGAAGTCGGTGGCGGGCGTCAAGAGCATGAAGAGCGACCTCCATCTCGAGGCCAATGTCGAGAATCCGAGCTCGACCTCGGTCGCGGCCGGTGAGACGGAAGCCGAAGTCAAGGACGCGATTCTCTCCACCAAGATCCGCATGGCGCTCATCGACAAGATGGGCAGCGACGGCTTCCGGATCGGTACCGTCGCGGCCAACGGCGTCGTCACCCTGGAGTTCGACAAGGACTTCGCCAACAGCCGTCGCACCGACGCGGTGAAAGTCGTCAAGGCCGTGGACGGCGTCAGCAAGGTCATCTCCGTCGACAAGGCGTAA